Proteins co-encoded in one uncultured Draconibacterium sp. genomic window:
- a CDS encoding sigma-70 family RNA polymerase sigma factor produces the protein MDDKQDVKIWKDFKAGQHSAFTLIYNQYIDLLYAYGTKIHSDENVVKDCIQEVFIKLFERRHQIRNLDSIKFYLLKSLKNSIIDFLHLNKKRAVVSENTEFEIEYSAEKYWIDNEAVDSQRKIIEDALNKLTSKQKEIIYLRYNQGLSFAQIAEILGINAESAKKQTYRTLGKLRELLDMDSSSQSDKDFLFLYWLSLVDVTS, from the coding sequence ATGGACGATAAGCAAGATGTAAAAATATGGAAAGATTTTAAGGCCGGGCAACATTCTGCTTTTACCCTTATTTACAATCAGTATATTGATTTACTTTATGCTTATGGAACGAAAATTCATAGCGATGAAAATGTCGTAAAAGATTGTATCCAAGAGGTTTTTATTAAACTTTTTGAACGAAGGCATCAAATTCGTAATCTTGATTCCATTAAATTTTACTTATTAAAATCACTCAAGAATTCCATCATCGATTTTTTACATCTTAATAAAAAAAGGGCAGTAGTTTCGGAGAATACTGAGTTTGAAATTGAATATTCGGCAGAAAAGTACTGGATTGACAATGAGGCAGTAGACTCTCAGAGGAAAATAATTGAAGATGCCCTGAACAAGCTTACCAGTAAACAAAAGGAGATAATTTATTTAAGGTATAATCAAGGTTTAAGTTTTGCTCAAATTGCCGAAATTTTGGGTATTAATGCCGAGTCGGCAAAAAAACAAACCTATCGTACTTTGGGCAAACTCAGAGAGCTCCTTGATATGGATAGCTCTTCTCAATCAGACAAAGATTTTCTTTTCTTGTATTGGCTCTCGCTTGTTGATGTTACTTCTTAA
- a CDS encoding RagB/SusD family nutrient uptake outer membrane protein: MKNYIKTLLIAVVIVLGTTSCEDYLETNPSSSVSDISVFNTVQGAQAALNGCYYQMESGRGGTDRADDWGYPSHQMFQTVCGEDIIVWGGWYSYDYSMWGHTRGDIFKSSSLWVFYYRLINNTNSVIAYTPGSSGEEAEKNYIMGQAYALRGWAYFQLIRLFQHTYIIAQDMPGVPIYTEPTSDKTKGKPRGTVEQTYQQILDDLGKAETLLDGFDRGTRKNKINSNVCQGFLAEVYLTMNNWEKAAEYAGKARAGFPLTSNEDYLAGFNNVNTASWMWGVAPTKDQNMGDYSPFAMWANWTRNGYTFQCFFLATDFVNMFNAEDIRASQFDYVWDQIYTSMKFRDKDDLLGNIVFMRAEEMLFIEAEALMRMEKETEGKTLLWELQEMRGANKSEDTGDDLIEALLVERRKELYGEGFDWFEIIRNQKPLLRTGNHVNYSGNISFPARSWRFVYQVPFSEIISNDAMVDGIWPNGDQTPFDGVYIP; encoded by the coding sequence ATGAAAAATTATATAAAGACACTTCTTATAGCTGTAGTAATTGTTTTGGGTACTACGTCGTGTGAAGACTACTTGGAAACGAATCCTTCATCTTCGGTTTCTGATATTTCGGTTTTTAATACAGTGCAGGGAGCGCAAGCGGCTTTAAACGGTTGTTACTATCAAATGGAGTCTGGAAGAGGAGGAACAGACCGAGCAGATGATTGGGGGTATCCAAGTCATCAAATGTTTCAAACTGTGTGTGGAGAAGATATTATTGTTTGGGGTGGTTGGTATTCATATGATTACAGTATGTGGGGACACACCCGTGGCGATATTTTTAAGTCCAGTTCTTTATGGGTTTTTTACTACCGATTAATAAATAATACGAACAGTGTAATTGCTTACACTCCCGGTAGTTCGGGCGAGGAAGCTGAAAAGAATTATATAATGGGGCAGGCATACGCACTACGTGGTTGGGCCTATTTCCAGTTAATACGACTTTTTCAGCATACTTATATTATAGCGCAGGACATGCCTGGTGTACCAATATATACCGAGCCAACTTCTGATAAAACAAAAGGAAAACCAAGAGGAACTGTTGAGCAAACTTATCAGCAAATTCTGGATGATTTAGGCAAGGCCGAAACACTGCTCGATGGTTTTGATCGTGGAACCAGAAAGAATAAGATTAACAGTAATGTTTGCCAGGGCTTTCTAGCAGAGGTTTATTTAACCATGAATAACTGGGAGAAGGCCGCAGAATATGCAGGAAAAGCACGTGCGGGTTTTCCTCTTACATCAAACGAAGATTATCTTGCAGGTTTTAATAATGTGAATACAGCTTCGTGGATGTGGGGAGTAGCTCCTACCAAAGATCAGAACATGGGCGATTATTCTCCATTTGCAATGTGGGCAAACTGGACCCGAAATGGGTACACTTTTCAGTGCTTCTTTCTTGCAACCGACTTTGTAAATATGTTTAATGCTGAAGATATAAGAGCATCTCAATTTGATTATGTTTGGGATCAGATATATACATCGATGAAATTTAGAGATAAGGATGACCTGTTGGGGAATATTGTTTTTATGCGTGCCGAAGAAATGCTTTTTATAGAGGCAGAAGCGCTAATGCGAATGGAAAAAGAAACGGAAGGAAAAACCTTGTTATGGGAACTTCAGGAAATGCGTGGAGCTAACAAATCGGAAGATACAGGTGATGATCTTATTGAGGCACTTTTGGTAGAAAGAAGAAAAGAGCTTTATGGAGAAGGATTTGATTGGTTTGAAATAATTCGTAACCAAAAACCACTGTTACGCACCGGTAACCATGTTAATTATAGTGGAAATATAAGTTTCCCTGCAAGGTCGTGGAGATTTGTTTACCAGGTGCCGTTTAGCGAGATAATTAGTAACGATGCTATGGTTGATGGTATTTGGCCTAATGGCGACCAAACACCATTTGACGGAGTATACATACCTTAA
- a CDS encoding ribulokinase: MAKYTIGLDYGSDSVRSLIVNVETGEEVASVVFEYPRWKKGEYCDAPNNQFRQHPKDYLEGLEYTIVEALKQAPEGVAENVVGISVDTTGSTPVAVDEKGTPLALTPGFEENPNAMFVLWKDHTAVKEAAEINKLAKKSDIDFTKYEGGIYSSEWFWAKLLHVTREDAGVYRAAYSWVEHCDWIPAVLTGDTNPKTLKRSRCAAGHKAMWHEAFGGLPSEEFLTQLDPMLSGLKDRLFKETFTCDVSAGTLSEEWAKKLGLSTNVVIGVGAFDAHLGAVGAQIEPYHLSKVMGTSTCDMLIAPLEEVGDKLVNGICGQVDGSIVPGMLGLEAGQSAFGDIYAWFRRLLEWPMQNILADSDLIDEATKKKLIDETSGKIIAKLSQEAEKIPIAESGIVALDWMNGRRTPDANQALKGAIIGLNLGSDAPRIFRALVEATAFGSKAINDRFISEGIRIDGVIALGGVAKKSKLVMQIVADVLDMPIKVARSEQACALGTAMAAAVAAGVYENLGEAQAKMGGGFEMEYHPIPENVEKYKELYEKYNKLGKFIEFDLN, from the coding sequence ATGGCAAAATATACAATTGGACTGGATTATGGTTCTGATTCGGTTCGTTCATTAATCGTAAATGTAGAGACCGGCGAAGAGGTAGCAAGCGTTGTGTTTGAATACCCACGTTGGAAAAAAGGAGAATATTGCGATGCGCCAAACAACCAGTTTCGTCAGCATCCGAAAGATTATCTGGAAGGTTTGGAATACACCATCGTTGAGGCACTGAAACAAGCTCCTGAAGGTGTAGCCGAAAATGTTGTGGGTATTTCTGTTGATACGACCGGATCGACTCCGGTAGCAGTTGACGAAAAAGGTACTCCACTGGCATTAACTCCGGGTTTTGAAGAAAATCCAAATGCGATGTTCGTACTTTGGAAAGACCATACTGCGGTGAAAGAAGCTGCAGAAATTAACAAATTAGCTAAAAAATCGGATATCGATTTCACCAAATACGAAGGTGGAATTTATTCGTCAGAGTGGTTTTGGGCCAAGTTATTGCATGTAACGCGCGAAGATGCAGGTGTTTACCGTGCAGCTTACTCGTGGGTAGAGCATTGCGACTGGATTCCGGCAGTTCTTACCGGAGATACAAATCCAAAAACATTAAAAAGAAGCCGTTGTGCAGCGGGTCATAAAGCTATGTGGCACGAAGCTTTTGGTGGTTTGCCATCAGAAGAATTCCTGACTCAGCTTGATCCGATGTTGAGCGGTTTGAAAGACCGTTTGTTTAAAGAAACATTTACCTGCGATGTGTCGGCAGGAACATTGAGCGAAGAGTGGGCGAAAAAATTAGGCCTTTCAACCAATGTGGTAATTGGGGTAGGAGCTTTTGATGCTCACCTTGGTGCTGTTGGTGCTCAAATCGAGCCTTATCACTTGTCTAAAGTAATGGGTACATCAACCTGCGATATGTTGATTGCGCCGCTTGAAGAAGTGGGTGATAAGCTGGTAAACGGTATTTGTGGTCAGGTTGACGGATCTATCGTTCCAGGAATGTTAGGGTTGGAAGCCGGTCAGTCGGCATTTGGCGATATTTATGCCTGGTTCCGTCGTTTACTGGAATGGCCAATGCAAAATATTCTGGCCGATTCTGATTTGATTGATGAGGCTACCAAGAAAAAACTGATCGATGAAACTTCAGGAAAGATCATCGCGAAATTAAGTCAGGAAGCTGAAAAAATTCCAATTGCTGAAAGTGGAATTGTTGCTCTCGACTGGATGAACGGTCGTCGTACTCCGGATGCCAACCAGGCATTAAAAGGAGCGATTATTGGTTTGAATCTGGGATCGGATGCACCACGTATTTTCCGTGCCTTGGTTGAAGCTACTGCTTTTGGTTCAAAAGCTATTAACGACCGCTTTATTTCTGAAGGAATTCGCATAGATGGTGTAATTGCATTGGGTGGCGTAGCTAAAAAATCGAAACTGGTAATGCAAATTGTTGCCGATGTGCTGGATATGCCAATTAAAGTGGCTCGTTCGGAACAGGCTTGTGCACTGGGTACTGCGATGGCAGCAGCAGTTGCAGCCGGTGTATACGAAAACCTTGGTGAAGCACAGGCAAAAATGGGTGGCGGATTTGAAATGGAATACCATCCAATTCCTGAAAATGTAGAGAAATACAAAGAACTTTATGAGAAATACAATAAACTGGGTAAGTTTATTGAATTTGATTTGAATTAA
- a CDS encoding aldose epimerase family protein has translation MKYLGIIALIIMVFGCAQEEATVGISSEDFAFDYNGKAIELYTLKNDNGLVCQLTNFGARVVSLYTPDKNGKLADVIVGYGSGKDYVEKPANFYGAVIGRYGNRIGGAKFSIDSVEYQLQKNDGANHLHGGTNGFHRQVWDAEQISDSEVDFSLVSPDMETGYPGTVTVKVKYQLTAANELKIEYFATTDKKTILNLTNHSYFNLKDGGRTPIIDHLLYLNADYYTPVDGGLIPTGELVAVAGTPFDFTTLRVIGDSIKVDNAQLKLGGGYDHNWVLNTNDDVSALAAKVVEPVSGRVMEVYTNEPGIQFYSGNFINGRIAGKEDIKYGFRSALCLETQHFPDSPNKPEFPSVIVNPGDKYYSVCIYKFGVEK, from the coding sequence ATGAAGTACTTAGGAATTATAGCTTTGATTATAATGGTTTTTGGCTGTGCGCAGGAAGAAGCCACAGTGGGTATCTCAAGCGAAGATTTTGCTTTTGATTACAATGGAAAAGCCATTGAACTTTATACCTTAAAAAACGATAATGGCCTTGTTTGTCAGTTAACCAATTTTGGTGCAAGGGTGGTGAGTTTGTATACTCCCGACAAAAATGGCAAGTTAGCTGATGTAATTGTCGGTTACGGTTCGGGTAAAGATTATGTAGAAAAGCCGGCGAATTTTTACGGAGCGGTGATCGGTCGTTACGGTAATCGTATTGGCGGTGCTAAATTTTCGATTGACAGTGTTGAATACCAGTTACAGAAAAACGATGGTGCGAATCATTTGCATGGTGGAACTAATGGCTTTCACCGCCAGGTTTGGGATGCAGAACAGATAAGCGATTCGGAAGTGGATTTTAGCTTGGTTTCGCCTGATATGGAAACTGGTTATCCGGGAACTGTAACAGTAAAAGTGAAATACCAGTTAACAGCTGCAAACGAGCTGAAAATTGAATATTTTGCCACTACTGATAAAAAAACGATACTAAATCTTACCAACCACTCGTATTTCAATTTAAAAGATGGTGGAAGAACTCCGATCATCGATCATTTGTTGTATCTGAATGCCGATTATTATACACCTGTTGATGGTGGCTTAATCCCAACAGGAGAGTTGGTAGCAGTTGCCGGAACACCATTCGATTTTACTACACTAAGAGTCATTGGCGACAGCATAAAAGTTGATAATGCACAGTTAAAACTTGGAGGTGGATACGACCACAACTGGGTATTAAATACAAATGACGATGTAAGCGCTTTGGCTGCAAAAGTTGTTGAGCCAGTGTCGGGTAGAGTAATGGAAGTATACACCAACGAGCCGGGTATTCAGTTTTACAGCGGTAACTTCATCAATGGGCGAATTGCAGGGAAAGAAGATATTAAATATGGTTTTAGAAGTGCATTATGTCTGGAAACACAACACTTCCCTGATAGTCCTAATAAACCTGAATTTCCAAGTGTTATTGTAAATCCGGGTGATAAGTACTATTCAGTTTGTATCTACAAATTTGGTGTTGAAAAATAG
- a CDS encoding FecR domain-containing protein, producing the protein MIIEKEYLRFLEDPKFIEWIYYPTSELDEYWKNYQETNIEQQAALRKSVELCKILCSNDKTLSSKEKHEILVNVLNRYNRNTKKISLMSFKSIAKYAAVALVFFSLGYFFFYKTNLAREQILAESEYVPENNSDARLILSDGKNIKIESKESAVNYFADKIVVDDDTIQELNNLQGTDNSLNQIIIPYGKTSYLTLADGSEIWLNSGSRLLFPNAFNSDRREIFLEGEAYIKVKPDKSKPFIVNTNELFVEALGTEFNVSSYRQDNIVKTALAEGRVRIRKANDLPFSKSIYLEPNQVASYNKTTQESNVENVDISYYTTWKDGYFLFDGEELNRITKRLERYYNIKIDYENSLTGFIEIAGKLVLSDDCQTAIDNIAATASVDIQKINENKYLVK; encoded by the coding sequence ATGATTATTGAGAAAGAGTATTTGAGGTTTCTGGAAGATCCGAAATTTATTGAATGGATTTATTATCCAACGTCAGAATTAGACGAATACTGGAAAAATTATCAGGAAACAAATATTGAACAGCAGGCAGCGCTTCGCAAATCAGTTGAATTGTGTAAGATACTTTGTTCGAATGATAAAACTTTATCGTCAAAAGAAAAACATGAGATTCTTGTAAATGTATTGAACAGGTACAATCGAAATACGAAAAAGATTTCGTTAATGTCGTTTAAAAGTATTGCAAAGTATGCTGCTGTGGCACTTGTGTTTTTCTCGTTAGGGTACTTTTTCTTTTACAAGACCAATTTGGCTCGCGAACAAATACTGGCTGAAAGTGAGTATGTACCCGAAAACAATTCTGACGCTCGTCTTATATTGTCGGATGGGAAAAATATAAAAATTGAAAGTAAAGAATCGGCAGTAAATTATTTTGCCGACAAGATTGTTGTTGACGATGACACAATTCAGGAACTAAATAATCTTCAAGGCACTGATAATTCATTAAACCAGATTATTATCCCTTATGGAAAAACATCGTATCTGACTTTGGCTGACGGATCGGAAATCTGGTTAAATTCAGGCAGTCGCTTGTTATTTCCTAATGCATTTAATAGTGATAGAAGAGAAATATTTCTTGAAGGCGAAGCTTATATAAAAGTTAAGCCCGATAAATCGAAACCATTTATTGTTAATACCAACGAATTGTTTGTTGAGGCATTGGGAACCGAGTTCAACGTGTCGTCATATAGGCAGGATAATATCGTTAAAACAGCACTTGCCGAAGGTCGTGTTCGTATTCGGAAAGCAAACGATTTGCCTTTTTCGAAGTCGATTTACCTGGAACCGAATCAGGTTGCCAGTTACAATAAAACTACTCAGGAGTCGAATGTGGAGAATGTTGATATTAGCTACTATACAACTTGGAAGGATGGCTATTTTCTTTTTGATGGAGAAGAGCTAAACCGCATAACTAAAAGGTTGGAAAGATATTACAACATAAAAATAGACTACGAAAACTCGTTAACAGGATTTATTGAAATAGCCGGTAAGCTTGTATTAAGTGACGATTGCCAAACCGCAATTGATAATATAGCAGCCACTGCATCGGTAGACATACAAAAAATCAACGAAAATAAATATCTAGTAAAATAA
- a CDS encoding TonB-dependent receptor — protein sequence MKLVLKSWLRDHDRLRSILFISQVTVLILFVSGFHSWAGNVDYQTSTRLSLSYEKATVGKVIKDIEEVSEFYFLYRKEVVDENRTVSFDLKDASIENILVALFNGEKLDYEVRGKQIIVTRKKTDNVESVLMAQDQEREIFGIVTNSSGELIPGASVSVKGTQKGTVTSVEGKFELKLSDDADYLVVSFIGLQTKEVKITDQQIYNIVLENEVIGVDEVVVVAYGTSKRSSFVGSATSVSEEKLKKIKSSNPIQALQGMSSGVQIINNSGQPGASPTVVIRGIGSMNASNDPLYVVDGVPYGGYINAISQSDIESITVLKDASASALYGSRAANGVIIITTKKGKSEEGKINVSSTFSFSELAVDLPRKLSPQEFVETTWEAMYFGAMDNGSSPEDAALYATENLRNELKINPYGIDKPVGTNGRLDPNANLLFEGDWDGELLKSRPSQEYTIDFSGKSNKTNYYFSASYLDDKGIFTTQKFNRISARSNVSAQVKSWLQIGTNTSFSHSSSDSPAGSSTVWFLRTVPSIYPVYEYDYDTNEYRTDGSGNKIYDYGDNRQSWIGWNPLADAAYNKYETLVDNISSRNFAEITFSPELKFRSTFSLDYYLTSYHGYTTPDYGYMIGRGEVSKSTTRATTSNITNLLTYNKKIFDHSISVLLGQEAYKYKSNYLSATREDLPFGGLYELSSAATMTGSDSYEDNYRLLSWFSRVEYDYKNKYYFSGSLRQDGTSRFSKNSRVGTFWSVGASWRASEEDFFKQYNWLDNLKVKASYGAVGNDKLSTMYAYQGLYGTGYNDYGLPGLMISRLPNESLKWETNLQFNVGLEFTVLNRLTGSFEYFKRQSKDLLFTEPMALSTGFSGIDKNIGDIENKGIEFDLSWKIIEQNDFSWSMDINATHYTNEITKLPQKEMNSGVFKWREGESRYNFWGADYAGINPENGNDQWWMNIYETIDGEQVVTDRVLTEEQTDVSSDNQKKYLGDALPDIFGGYTNNFSYKGFDLSVMFYYSLGGKLYDSDYAQMMGYRTGFSFHEDVLDAWTPENTSSTVTRFSQGFSNSLSSYSSKYIYNNSFVRLRNITLGYTLPESVLSKAKISSLRLFVKGDNLVTWGKAAKRGTDPEQSLSGTTDNRFPVVKTISVGLQLSL from the coding sequence ATGAAGTTAGTACTAAAATCATGGTTGCGAGATCATGACAGATTAAGAAGTATTTTGTTTATTTCTCAGGTAACAGTTCTGATTTTGTTTGTAAGCGGATTTCATTCGTGGGCGGGCAACGTTGATTATCAGACTTCAACAAGGTTGAGTTTAAGTTATGAAAAAGCGACAGTTGGAAAAGTTATCAAGGACATTGAGGAAGTAAGTGAGTTCTATTTCTTGTATCGCAAGGAAGTTGTAGATGAAAATCGAACAGTTAGTTTTGATTTGAAAGATGCATCAATTGAAAATATTCTTGTTGCATTATTCAATGGCGAAAAATTGGATTACGAGGTGCGCGGTAAGCAGATTATTGTAACGCGGAAGAAAACTGACAATGTCGAATCAGTGTTGATGGCGCAAGATCAGGAACGAGAGATTTTTGGCATCGTAACAAATAGTTCGGGAGAACTGATACCTGGAGCCAGTGTATCAGTAAAAGGTACACAAAAAGGAACAGTAACCAGTGTTGAAGGGAAATTTGAATTGAAATTGTCGGACGACGCTGATTACCTTGTTGTTTCGTTTATTGGTTTGCAAACCAAAGAAGTTAAAATTACCGATCAACAGATTTACAATATTGTTTTAGAAAATGAAGTAATAGGTGTTGATGAAGTTGTGGTGGTAGCGTATGGTACATCAAAAAGATCGTCGTTTGTAGGTTCTGCTACATCGGTGTCGGAAGAAAAACTTAAAAAAATAAAATCATCGAACCCAATACAGGCCTTGCAAGGAATGAGCAGTGGTGTGCAGATTATTAATAACAGTGGTCAGCCCGGGGCAAGTCCAACAGTTGTTATTCGTGGTATCGGATCAATGAATGCATCGAATGATCCTCTTTATGTTGTCGATGGAGTTCCGTATGGAGGTTATATAAATGCCATTTCACAGTCTGACATTGAGTCGATTACGGTGTTGAAAGATGCTTCGGCAAGTGCACTTTATGGTTCAAGAGCTGCAAATGGGGTTATTATTATAACTACCAAAAAAGGAAAATCTGAAGAAGGAAAGATTAATGTAAGTTCAACGTTTAGCTTTTCGGAATTGGCAGTTGATTTACCACGAAAATTATCGCCACAAGAATTTGTTGAAACAACATGGGAGGCCATGTATTTTGGTGCAATGGATAATGGATCAAGCCCGGAAGATGCGGCACTTTATGCTACTGAAAATCTTCGAAATGAGCTTAAAATTAATCCGTATGGTATTGACAAACCTGTTGGAACCAATGGACGACTCGATCCAAATGCGAACCTCCTTTTCGAGGGCGACTGGGACGGAGAATTATTAAAGTCGAGACCAAGCCAGGAATACACAATTGATTTTAGCGGAAAGTCAAATAAAACCAATTATTACTTTTCGGCTTCTTACCTTGATGATAAAGGAATATTTACAACACAGAAATTTAATCGTATTTCGGCCCGCTCAAATGTGTCAGCACAAGTGAAAAGCTGGTTACAGATTGGAACAAATACCTCATTCTCGCATAGTTCGTCTGATAGTCCGGCAGGGTCGAGTACGGTTTGGTTTTTGCGTACCGTTCCTTCAATTTATCCGGTTTATGAATACGATTATGACACAAATGAATATAGAACCGATGGTAGTGGAAATAAAATATATGATTATGGCGATAACCGTCAGTCGTGGATTGGTTGGAACCCACTAGCCGATGCAGCCTATAACAAATACGAAACGCTTGTTGATAATATTTCCTCACGGAACTTTGCTGAAATAACCTTTAGTCCGGAGTTAAAATTCAGATCAACTTTTAGTTTAGATTATTACTTAACTTCTTATCATGGTTATACCACTCCTGATTATGGTTATATGATTGGGCGTGGTGAAGTTTCAAAATCAACCACAAGAGCAACCACAAGTAATATTACCAATTTACTTACCTATAATAAGAAAATATTTGACCACTCGATTAGTGTTTTATTAGGACAGGAAGCCTATAAATATAAAAGCAATTATTTGAGTGCAACCCGAGAGGATTTGCCTTTTGGCGGATTGTACGAACTTTCATCGGCAGCAACAATGACCGGATCTGATTCATATGAAGATAACTATCGTTTATTGAGTTGGTTTTCGCGGGTAGAGTACGATTATAAAAACAAATACTATTTCTCAGGTAGTTTACGCCAGGATGGTACTTCAAGGTTTAGCAAAAACAGCCGGGTTGGTACGTTTTGGTCGGTTGGAGCTTCGTGGAGAGCTTCTGAAGAAGATTTTTTTAAACAATATAACTGGCTGGATAACCTGAAAGTAAAAGCAAGTTACGGAGCTGTAGGTAACGATAAATTGTCTACCATGTATGCCTATCAGGGGTTATACGGAACAGGCTATAATGACTATGGACTACCCGGTTTAATGATTTCAAGGTTACCAAATGAAAGTTTAAAATGGGAAACCAACCTCCAGTTTAACGTCGGTCTTGAATTTACGGTATTAAATCGTTTAACCGGATCTTTTGAATACTTTAAGCGTCAATCGAAAGATTTGTTGTTTACCGAACCAATGGCTCTGTCAACCGGATTTAGCGGAATTGACAAGAATATTGGAGACATTGAGAATAAAGGTATTGAGTTTGATTTATCCTGGAAGATTATTGAACAAAACGATTTTTCATGGTCGATGGATATTAATGCCACCCATTATACAAACGAAATTACCAAATTGCCACAGAAGGAGATGAACTCAGGAGTTTTTAAATGGCGTGAAGGTGAATCGCGTTATAACTTTTGGGGAGCAGATTATGCTGGTATTAATCCCGAAAATGGTAACGATCAATGGTGGATGAATATTTACGAAACAATTGACGGTGAACAGGTAGTTACTGACCGGGTTTTGACTGAAGAGCAGACAGATGTGAGTAGCGACAATCAAAAGAAATATTTAGGCGATGCTTTACCTGATATCTTCGGTGGTTATACAAATAATTTCAGTTACAAAGGTTTTGATTTGTCGGTGATGTTTTATTACAGTCTTGGTGGAAAATTATACGACTCAGACTATGCTCAAATGATGGGGTACAGAACGGGATTCTCTTTCCACGAAGATGTTTTAGATGCCTGGACACCGGAGAATACTTCCAGTACTGTTACTCGTTTTTCTCAAGGATTTTCAAACTCTTTGTCGAGCTATTCATCAAAATATATTTACAATAATAGTTTTGTACGTTTACGAAATATAACGTTAGGATATACACTTCCCGAAAGTGTTTTAAGCAAAGCTAAAATTAGCTCATTGCGCTTGTTTGTGAAAGGCGACAATTTGGTAACCTGGGGAAAAGCTGCCAAACGAGGAACTGATCCTGAGCAGAGTTTAAGCGGAACAACAGATAACAGGTTTCCGGTAGTAAAAACGATATCGGTTGGTTTACAGTTAAGTTTATAG